In a genomic window of Polycladomyces abyssicola:
- a CDS encoding S8 family peptidase, which translates to MRRMLSVLVALLMVAALAIPASGGVQAASPDAKAAFAPGEVIVKFKNGTTTSTKQAVLSQESGRVLFHSKEIGFDVVKIPSGKSVSQAVREYRNNPNVEYAEPNYLYHADWTPNDPYFSTQQWGPQKVQAPAAWDITRGSSSVRIAIVDTGVQYNHPDLSGKVVLGHDYVDGDNDPYDGNGHGTHCAGIAAAVTNNSTGIAGMAPNASILAVRVLDSNGSGTLDAVANGIIYAADNGAKVISLSLGGSVGSTTLQNAVNYAWNKGAVIVAAAGNSGISAPSYPAYYSNAIAVAATTSSDVKASYSNWGSWVDVAAPGSSIYSTYPTNTYTSLSGTSMATPHVAGLAGLLAAQGRSNSNIRAAIQNTADPISGTGTYWTYGRINAYRAVQY; encoded by the coding sequence GCGGCGTTGGCCATTCCCGCCAGCGGTGGTGTACAGGCAGCGTCCCCAGATGCCAAAGCCGCTTTCGCCCCCGGAGAAGTGATTGTCAAGTTCAAAAACGGAACAACCACCTCCACTAAGCAAGCAGTTCTCTCCCAGGAAAGCGGGCGAGTGCTGTTTCACAGCAAAGAAATCGGCTTTGACGTCGTGAAGATTCCTTCCGGGAAATCGGTATCGCAAGCAGTACGTGAATACCGAAACAACCCCAATGTGGAGTACGCCGAACCCAACTACCTCTACCACGCTGACTGGACACCCAACGATCCCTACTTCTCCACGCAACAGTGGGGACCGCAAAAAGTCCAGGCACCGGCCGCCTGGGATATTACGAGGGGGAGCAGCAGCGTCCGCATCGCCATTGTCGACACCGGTGTCCAGTACAATCACCCGGACCTGTCGGGCAAAGTTGTCTTGGGGCATGATTATGTCGACGGTGACAACGATCCGTATGACGGCAATGGTCACGGCACGCACTGCGCCGGGATCGCGGCCGCCGTCACCAACAACAGCACCGGAATTGCCGGTATGGCTCCCAATGCGTCCATTCTCGCCGTCCGTGTGTTGGACAGCAACGGTAGCGGCACCCTGGACGCCGTCGCCAACGGCATCATCTACGCCGCCGACAACGGTGCCAAAGTGATCAGCCTCAGCTTGGGTGGATCGGTCGGTTCCACCACATTGCAAAACGCGGTGAATTACGCGTGGAACAAAGGTGCTGTCATCGTGGCCGCCGCCGGGAACAGCGGTATAAGCGCTCCGAGCTATCCGGCCTACTATAGCAATGCCATCGCCGTTGCCGCCACCACTTCCAGCGATGTGAAAGCCAGCTACTCCAACTGGGGTTCCTGGGTGGATGTGGCCGCACCGGGTTCCAGCATCTACTCCACCTATCCGACCAACACCTATACTTCGCTTTCCGGCACCTCCATGGCCACGCCGCACGTGGCAGGGCTGGCAGGACTTTTGGCCGCACAGGGCCGCTCCAACAGCAACATTCGCGCAGCTATCCAAAACACGGCCGATCCCATCTCCGGCACCGGCACATACTGGACCTACGGCCGAATCAACGCTTACCGGGCCGTTCAATATTAA